The following proteins come from a genomic window of Paramicrobacterium humi:
- a CDS encoding biotin-dependent carboxyltransferase family protein — translation MISLLITTAGPLTTVQDLGRPGYAHIGVPHAGALDRGALRLGNRLLGNREGAAALEITVGGFEAVFSDECWFVVTGAWAPLRLDGEPVDPHAPTRALAGQSLSIGVAERGLRSYLSVRGGFAAPPVLGSRSRDTLAGIGPAVITDGDELPIGKPPADGVPTLEIAPWGPPGDGRVEVGVHAGPRQDWFTAASVDRFFTSPWELSPESNRIGARLLGPPLERERDDELPSEGMFAGAIQVPPSGLPTVLLADHPVTGGYPVIGVVRDADLDAFAQLRPGQQVAFRHA, via the coding sequence GTGATCTCCCTCCTCATCACGACCGCCGGGCCGCTGACGACGGTGCAGGACCTCGGCCGGCCCGGGTACGCGCACATCGGCGTCCCTCATGCGGGCGCCCTCGATCGCGGAGCGCTTCGACTGGGCAATCGCCTGCTCGGGAACCGCGAGGGCGCCGCCGCGCTCGAGATCACGGTGGGCGGCTTCGAGGCGGTCTTCAGCGACGAGTGCTGGTTCGTCGTGACCGGGGCATGGGCGCCGCTGCGTCTCGACGGCGAGCCGGTCGACCCGCACGCACCGACGCGTGCGCTCGCCGGCCAGTCGCTGAGCATCGGCGTCGCCGAGCGCGGGCTGCGCAGCTACCTGTCGGTGCGCGGCGGATTCGCCGCCCCGCCGGTGCTCGGCTCGCGCTCGCGCGACACCCTCGCGGGGATCGGGCCGGCGGTGATCACGGACGGCGACGAGCTGCCCATCGGGAAGCCGCCGGCGGACGGCGTGCCGACGCTCGAGATCGCCCCGTGGGGACCCCCTGGCGACGGTCGGGTCGAGGTGGGCGTGCACGCGGGACCGCGGCAGGACTGGTTCACCGCGGCATCCGTCGATCGCTTCTTCACCTCCCCGTGGGAGCTCTCGCCCGAATCGAACCGCATCGGTGCGCGCCTGCTCGGGCCGCCGCTCGAGCGCGAGCGAGACGATGAGCTGCCGAGTGAGGGAATGTTCGCGGGCGCGATTCAGGTGCCGCCGTCCGGGCTGCCGACGGTGCTGCTCGCCGACCACCCCGTCACGGGCGGCTACCCCGTCATCGGCGTCGTGCGGGACGCAGACCTCGACGCGTTCGCGCAGCTGCGGCCCGGGCAGCAAGTCGCGTTCCGGCACGCATAG
- a CDS encoding OsmC family protein, whose protein sequence is MSTMTVALHSISGTRAAVGAAGSHTLVVDRPPDVAGGLGLGFNGGQLLALAIGGCLCNDVQYAAHDMGVVIDDLHVEVELTLEGQPARVTGVNVTVEAQATDGSPVDEVIRRAKAASTVGNSVASGFPVQVSAVPAGR, encoded by the coding sequence ATGTCGACGATGACGGTGGCTCTGCACAGCATCTCGGGAACTCGCGCGGCGGTCGGCGCCGCGGGCTCGCACACGCTCGTCGTCGACCGCCCGCCCGACGTCGCGGGCGGCCTCGGCCTCGGCTTCAACGGAGGCCAGCTGCTTGCCCTGGCGATCGGCGGCTGCCTCTGCAACGACGTCCAGTATGCGGCGCACGACATGGGCGTCGTCATCGACGACCTCCACGTCGAGGTCGAGCTGACTCTCGAGGGCCAGCCGGCGCGCGTGACCGGCGTGAACGTCACCGTCGAGGCGCAGGCCACCGACGGCTCCCCCGTGGACGAGGTCATCAGACGAGCGAAGGCGGCATCTACCGTGGGCAACTCCGTCGCGTCGGGGTTCCCGGTGCAGGTTTCAGCCGTGCCCGCTGGCCGGTGA
- a CDS encoding 5-oxoprolinase subunit PxpA, producing MDLNCDLGETVDGQPTADDAAMFPLITSANVACGFHAGDAATMQVSCERAVQHVVAVGAHVSYADRENFGRTDLEVDDGVLEAQIREQLEALAEAAEAAGTRVRYVKPHGALYNRIARDRDRADVVAAAVSGFDPALPLMGLPGSHVADAAAAAGLRFLREAFVDRNYLADGSLVPRSRPDALLAGGSVALRAVRIVTDGAVTAVDGTLLRLEVDSLCVHGDSPGAVEMARAVRRELDAAGVSVEARA from the coding sequence ATCGACCTCAACTGCGACCTGGGCGAGACCGTCGACGGACAGCCGACGGCCGACGATGCCGCCATGTTCCCGCTCATCACGAGCGCGAACGTCGCGTGCGGATTCCACGCGGGGGATGCCGCCACGATGCAAGTCTCGTGTGAACGCGCCGTTCAGCACGTCGTCGCCGTCGGCGCCCACGTGTCCTACGCCGACAGGGAGAACTTCGGGCGCACCGACCTCGAAGTCGACGACGGCGTGCTCGAGGCGCAGATCCGCGAGCAGCTCGAGGCGCTCGCCGAGGCCGCTGAAGCAGCCGGCACGCGCGTCCGCTACGTGAAGCCGCACGGCGCCCTGTACAACCGCATCGCCCGTGATCGCGACCGCGCCGACGTGGTCGCCGCCGCCGTCTCCGGCTTCGACCCGGCGCTCCCGCTCATGGGGCTGCCGGGCTCGCACGTGGCCGACGCGGCTGCCGCCGCCGGACTGCGTTTTCTGCGCGAGGCCTTCGTCGATCGCAACTACCTCGCCGACGGCTCGCTCGTTCCCCGCAGCCGACCCGACGCGCTCCTCGCGGGCGGCTCGGTCGCGCTGCGCGCCGTCCGCATCGTCACCGACGGCGCCGTCACCGCGGTCGACGGCACGCTGCTGCGGCTCGAGGTCGATTCGCTGTGCGTGCACGGCGACAGCCCGGGCGCCGTCGAGATGGCGCGTGCGGTGAGGCGCGAGCTGGATGCCGCCGGCGTGAGCGTCGAGGCGCGCGCATGA
- a CDS encoding AAA family ATPase, which translates to MSRVVFMCGPAGAGKTTVASRLVADEGFERLSVDEEAWNRGPWRSHPIPAAVAQEIDVELRARLLALIAIGRDVVLDYSFAAKAVRDDYRALLAPLGIVPETIYFDTPREVALQRVRNRRGEGPNDVMLSAEVAAAYFDGFEVPTPDEGPLTVVTSPASGHG; encoded by the coding sequence GTGAGTCGCGTCGTGTTCATGTGCGGCCCCGCCGGAGCGGGGAAGACGACGGTCGCGAGTCGCCTCGTCGCGGACGAGGGCTTCGAGCGGCTTTCGGTCGACGAGGAGGCGTGGAACCGGGGCCCGTGGCGTTCGCACCCGATTCCCGCGGCCGTGGCGCAGGAGATCGACGTCGAGCTGCGCGCGCGGCTGCTCGCGCTGATTGCGATCGGCCGCGACGTCGTCCTCGACTACTCGTTCGCCGCGAAGGCCGTGCGCGACGACTATCGAGCGCTGCTCGCTCCGCTCGGCATCGTGCCCGAGACCATCTACTTCGACACTCCACGCGAGGTCGCCCTCCAACGGGTTCGCAACCGTCGCGGCGAGGGGCCCAACGACGTCATGCTGAGCGCCGAGGTCGCCGCCGCCTACTTCGACGGCTTCGAAGTGCCGACGCCGGACGAGGGACCGTTGACCGTCGTCACCTCACCGGCCAGCGGGCACGGCTGA
- a CDS encoding spermidine synthase, protein MSELPSIVLKHSGLSAVIEPDRFVPGAFQLVVDGTPQSHVSLDDPSELFFEYVQRIGHVVDLVRDPGAPITAVHLGAGALTLPRYVEATRPGSRQQVIELEQELVDFVRENLPWSKRAQIRVRYGDAREVLGRLPAGLRGTTDLVISDIFSGARTPAHVTSAEFYREVGALLAADGILAVNVADGPGLAFARSQAATLQSVFSEVAAFAETQILKGRRFGNIVLVASNSVLPLDFVPRLLAGGPHPAKVVAGDELRGFVGGAPVVTDETAVASPLPERSVFKVASKG, encoded by the coding sequence ATGAGCGAGCTTCCGTCGATCGTGCTGAAGCACAGCGGCCTTTCCGCGGTGATCGAGCCGGACCGCTTCGTGCCCGGCGCGTTCCAGCTCGTCGTCGACGGCACGCCGCAGTCGCATGTGAGCCTCGATGACCCGAGCGAGCTGTTCTTCGAGTACGTGCAGCGCATCGGCCACGTCGTCGACCTCGTGCGCGACCCCGGCGCGCCGATCACGGCTGTGCATCTCGGGGCCGGCGCCCTCACGCTGCCGCGCTACGTCGAGGCGACCCGACCGGGCTCCCGTCAGCAGGTGATCGAGCTCGAGCAGGAGCTCGTCGACTTCGTGCGCGAGAACCTGCCGTGGTCGAAGCGCGCGCAGATCCGGGTGCGCTACGGCGACGCCCGCGAGGTGCTCGGCCGCCTGCCCGCGGGGCTGCGCGGCACGACCGACCTCGTCATCTCCGACATCTTCAGCGGCGCGCGCACGCCCGCACACGTCACGAGCGCGGAGTTCTACCGCGAGGTTGGCGCGCTGCTCGCGGCCGACGGCATCCTCGCCGTCAACGTGGCCGACGGGCCCGGACTCGCGTTCGCGCGCAGCCAGGCGGCGACGTTGCAGTCCGTTTTCAGCGAGGTCGCCGCGTTCGCCGAGACGCAGATCCTCAAGGGTCGCCGCTTCGGCAACATCGTGCTCGTCGCCTCGAACAGCGTGCTGCCGCTCGACTTCGTGCCGCGGCTGCTCGCGGGCGGTCCGCATCCGGCGAAGGTCGTCGCGGGGGACGAGCTGCGCGGCTTCGTCGGCGGCGCGCCCGTCGTCACCGACGAGACCGCCGTCGCCTCCCCGCTGCCCGAGCGCAGCGTCTTCAAGGTCGCGTCGAAGGGGTAG
- a CDS encoding DNA-directed RNA polymerase subunit beta: MAAARNATTTTYKNGRNAHRPSFAKISDTLTVPDLLALQTESFDWLVGNEHWKERVAEAAASERRDLPSASGLEEIFEEISPIEDLGETMQLSFANPYLEPEKYSIEECKERGKTYAAPLYVEAEFMNHLTGEIKTQTVFMGDFPLMTAKGTFIINGTERVVVSQLVRSPGVYFERTPEKTSDKDVFSARIIPSRGAWLEFEIDKRDQVGVRVDRKRKQSVTVFLKALGLTSEQILDEFAGYDSIASTLEKDPILTKEDALRDIYRKLRPGEQVAAEAARALLDNFYFNPKRYDLAKVGRYKINTKLGLEAPLSDSVLTVDDIVATIKYLVRLHAGETSYTGTRNGKPAEIRLDVDDIDNFGNRRIRAVGELIQNQVRTGLSRMERVVRERMTTQDIEAITPQTLINVRPVVAAIKEFFGTSQLSQFMDQNNPLAGLTHKRRLSALGPGGLSRERAGVEVRDVHPSHYGRMCPIETPEGPNIGLIGSLATFARINAFGFIETPYRRIVDGKVTDQIDYLTAMEEEDYIVAQANAVLNDDNTFRDDRVLARKEDGEVDLVPVEEIAYIDVSPRQMVSVGTSLIPFLEHDDANRALMGANMQRQAVPLLRSDSPYVGTGMEGYTAIDAGEVVTATEAGVVTEVSADAVTLQLDEGGTKTYYLDKFVRSNQGNSYNHRVIVNEGERVEAGEVIADGPSTQNGELALGKNLLVAFMPWEGLNFEDAIILSQNIVKDDTLSSIHIEEYEVDARDTKLGKEEITRDLPNVSPDLLKDLDERGVIRIGAEVRPGDILVGKVTPKGETELSAEERLLRAIFNEKSREVRDTSLKVPHGENGTVIAVKEFNAEEGDDELGSGVNRRVVVYIAQKRKITEGDKLAGRHGNKGVISKILPVEDMPFLADGTPVDIILNPLGIPGRMNFGQVLETHLGWIAAQGWKVEGNPEWAKHLPAETREGAPGTKVATPVFDGAEEQEIAGLLDSTLPNRDGERLINSSGKTRLFDGRSGEPFPDPVSVGYMYILKLHHLVDDKIHARSTGPYSMITQQPLGGKAQFGGQRFGEMEVWALEAYGAAYALQELLTIKSDDILGRVKVYESIVKGENIQEPGIPESFKVLMKEMQSLCLNVEVLSADGTAVSLRDTDDDAFRAAEELGINISSRFESSSIDEI, from the coding sequence TTGGCTGCTGCGCGCAACGCAACCACAACCACATACAAGAACGGCCGTAACGCACATCGGCCTTCATTCGCCAAGATCAGTGACACGCTGACCGTCCCGGATCTTCTGGCACTTCAGACGGAGAGCTTTGACTGGCTCGTCGGAAACGAGCACTGGAAGGAGCGCGTCGCCGAGGCGGCCGCATCCGAGCGCAGGGACCTGCCGTCCGCGTCCGGACTCGAGGAGATCTTCGAAGAGATCTCGCCGATCGAGGACCTGGGCGAGACCATGCAGCTCTCGTTCGCGAATCCGTACCTCGAGCCCGAGAAGTACTCCATCGAGGAGTGCAAGGAGCGCGGCAAGACCTACGCGGCCCCGCTCTACGTCGAGGCCGAGTTCATGAACCACCTCACGGGTGAGATCAAGACCCAGACCGTCTTCATGGGCGACTTCCCGCTCATGACCGCGAAGGGCACGTTCATCATCAACGGCACCGAGCGTGTCGTCGTGTCGCAGCTCGTCCGCAGCCCCGGCGTGTACTTCGAGCGCACGCCCGAGAAGACGAGCGACAAAGACGTGTTCTCGGCGCGCATCATCCCGAGCCGCGGCGCATGGCTCGAGTTCGAGATCGACAAGCGCGACCAGGTCGGCGTTCGCGTCGACCGCAAGCGCAAGCAGTCGGTGACCGTGTTCCTCAAGGCCCTCGGCCTCACGAGCGAGCAGATCCTCGACGAGTTCGCCGGCTACGACTCGATCGCCTCGACGCTCGAGAAGGACCCGATCCTCACGAAGGAAGACGCCCTCCGCGACATCTACCGCAAGCTGCGTCCGGGCGAGCAGGTCGCCGCAGAAGCCGCTCGTGCGCTTCTCGACAACTTCTACTTCAACCCGAAGCGCTACGACCTCGCGAAGGTCGGTCGCTACAAGATCAACACGAAGCTCGGTCTCGAGGCCCCGCTGAGCGACTCGGTGCTGACCGTCGACGACATCGTCGCGACGATCAAGTACCTCGTCCGCCTGCACGCCGGTGAGACCTCCTACACCGGCACGCGCAACGGCAAGCCGGCCGAGATCCGCCTCGACGTCGACGACATCGACAACTTCGGCAACCGTCGCATCCGCGCCGTCGGCGAGCTCATCCAGAACCAGGTCCGCACCGGTCTGTCCCGCATGGAGCGCGTCGTCCGCGAGCGCATGACCACGCAGGACATCGAGGCCATCACCCCGCAGACCCTGATCAACGTGCGACCCGTCGTCGCCGCGATCAAGGAGTTCTTCGGAACGAGCCAGCTGTCGCAGTTCATGGACCAGAACAACCCGCTCGCGGGTCTGACCCACAAGCGCCGCCTCTCGGCGCTCGGCCCCGGTGGTCTGTCGCGTGAGCGCGCAGGCGTCGAGGTGCGCGACGTGCACCCCTCGCACTACGGCCGCATGTGCCCGATCGAGACCCCTGAAGGCCCGAACATCGGCCTCATCGGCTCGCTCGCGACCTTCGCGCGCATCAACGCGTTCGGCTTCATCGAGACGCCGTACCGCCGCATCGTTGACGGCAAGGTGACCGACCAGATCGATTACCTCACGGCCATGGAAGAAGAGGACTACATCGTCGCGCAGGCGAACGCCGTGCTCAACGACGACAACACCTTCCGGGACGACCGCGTGCTGGCTCGTAAGGAAGACGGCGAGGTCGACCTCGTCCCCGTCGAGGAGATCGCCTACATCGACGTCTCCCCGCGCCAGATGGTCTCGGTGGGCACCTCGCTCATCCCGTTCCTCGAGCACGACGACGCGAACCGCGCCCTCATGGGTGCGAACATGCAGCGCCAGGCTGTGCCGCTGCTCCGCAGCGACTCGCCGTACGTCGGAACCGGTATGGAGGGCTACACGGCCATCGACGCCGGTGAAGTCGTCACCGCGACCGAGGCCGGTGTCGTCACCGAGGTCTCGGCCGACGCCGTCACGCTGCAGCTCGACGAGGGCGGCACGAAGACCTACTACCTCGACAAGTTCGTGCGCTCCAACCAGGGCAACAGCTACAACCACCGCGTCATCGTCAACGAGGGTGAGCGGGTCGAGGCCGGCGAGGTCATCGCCGACGGTCCGTCCACGCAGAACGGTGAGCTCGCGCTCGGCAAGAACCTGCTCGTGGCGTTCATGCCGTGGGAGGGCCTCAACTTCGAGGACGCGATCATCCTGAGCCAGAACATCGTGAAGGATGACACGCTCAGCTCGATCCACATCGAGGAGTACGAGGTCGACGCCCGCGACACGAAGCTCGGCAAGGAGGAGATCACCCGTGACCTCCCCAACGTCAGCCCCGACCTGCTGAAGGACCTCGACGAGCGCGGCGTCATCCGCATCGGCGCCGAGGTTCGCCCCGGCGACATCCTCGTCGGCAAGGTCACCCCGAAGGGCGAGACCGAGCTGAGCGCTGAGGAGCGCCTGCTTCGCGCGATCTTCAACGAGAAGAGCCGCGAGGTGCGCGACACGAGCCTCAAGGTTCCGCACGGTGAGAACGGCACGGTCATCGCCGTCAAGGAGTTCAACGCCGAAGAGGGCGACGACGAGCTCGGCTCGGGCGTCAACCGCCGCGTCGTTGTCTACATCGCCCAGAAGCGCAAGATCACCGAGGGTGACAAGCTCGCCGGCCGTCACGGCAACAAGGGCGTCATCTCGAAGATCCTGCCGGTCGAGGACATGCCGTTCCTCGCCGACGGAACTCCGGTCGACATCATTCTCAACCCCCTCGGCATCCCGGGCCGCATGAACTTCGGCCAGGTCCTCGAGACCCACCTCGGCTGGATCGCAGCCCAGGGCTGGAAGGTCGAGGGCAACCCGGAGTGGGCGAAGCACCTGCCGGCCGAGACCCGCGAGGGCGCTCCCGGCACCAAGGTCGCGACCCCGGTCTTCGACGGTGCCGAGGAGCAGGAGATCGCCGGTCTTCTCGACTCGACGCTTCCGAACCGCGATGGCGAGCGCCTGATCAACTCGTCGGGCAAGACGCGGCTGTTCGACGGCCGCTCCGGCGAGCCGTTCCCCGACCCGGTGTCCGTCGGCTATATGTACATCCTGAAGCTGCACCACCTCGTCGACGACAAGATCCACGCCCGTTCGACCGGACCGTACTCGATGATCACCCAGCAGCCGCTCGGTGGTAAGGCACAGTTCGGTGGACAGCGCTTCGGTGAGATGGAGGTGTGGGCCCTCGAGGCCTACGGTGCCGCGTACGCGCTGCAGGAGCTCCTCACGATCAAGTCCGACGACATCCTCGGCCGCGTCAAGGTGTACGAGTCGATCGTCAAGGGCGAGAACATCCAGGAGCCCGGCATCCCCGAGAGCTTCAAGGTTCTGATGAAGGAGATGCAGTCGCTCTGCCTGAACGTCGAGGTGCTCTCGGCCGACGGCACGGCGGTCAGCCTGCGCGACACCGACGACGACGCGTTCCGCGCCGCCGAGGAGCTGGGCATCAACATTTCCTCCAGGTTCGAGTCCTCGTCGATCGACGAGATCTAA
- a CDS encoding 5-oxoprolinase subunit B family protein, whose protein sequence is MSHSIRRVGDLALLVECESLAEVMALHRGLSERPDAVVDIVPAARTILVTIAEPRQADRIATWLREATPVAADEGGPLEPVEIEVQYDGEDLAEVARLTGLSEREVVEAHTGARWEVAFGGFAPGFGYLVCSDERLRVPRRTSPRTRVPAGSVGLAGEFTGIYPRESPGGWQLIGRTDAVLWDAEAEPPALLEPGVTVRFREAS, encoded by the coding sequence ATGAGTCACAGCATCCGCCGGGTCGGCGATCTCGCGCTGCTCGTCGAGTGCGAAAGCCTCGCCGAGGTCATGGCACTGCACCGCGGCCTCAGCGAACGTCCGGACGCGGTCGTCGACATCGTGCCGGCGGCGCGCACGATCCTCGTCACCATTGCGGAGCCGCGGCAAGCTGACCGTATCGCGACCTGGCTGCGGGAGGCGACACCTGTTGCCGCCGACGAGGGCGGCCCCCTGGAGCCGGTCGAGATCGAGGTGCAGTACGACGGCGAGGACCTCGCGGAGGTCGCACGGCTCACGGGGCTGTCGGAGCGCGAGGTCGTTGAAGCCCACACGGGTGCCCGGTGGGAGGTCGCCTTCGGCGGCTTCGCACCCGGGTTCGGGTACCTCGTCTGCAGCGACGAGCGGCTGCGCGTGCCGCGGCGCACGTCGCCGAGGACGCGCGTGCCGGCCGGGTCGGTCGGCCTCGCGGGGGAGTTCACCGGGATCTACCCGCGCGAATCACCGGGCGGCTGGCAGCTCATCGGTCGCACGGACGCCGTGCTGTGGGACGCGGAAGCCGAGCCCCCGGCGCTCCTGGAGCCTGGCGTCACGGTTCGATTCCGGGAGGCGTCGTGA